A window of the Haloarcula rubripromontorii genome harbors these coding sequences:
- the queC gene encoding 7-cyano-7-deazaguanine synthase QueC — MTDDTRAVVLASGGMDSATAAYEAQTRGYDDLYLLHTSYGQNTEDREYACASALADHVDAADFLHVETGHLTQIGDSSLTDDAMDVADADTDSDEIPTSYVPFRNANLLSMAVSYAEANDCGAVFIGAHSEDFSGYPDCRPAFFDAFQGVIDAGTKPETDIDLVAPFVEWSKTDIAERGVELGVPYADTWSCYRDDEPACGTCDACAFRLEAFQRIGERDPIEYAERPTYAE; from the coding sequence ATGACTGACGACACCCGTGCTGTCGTGCTCGCCTCCGGCGGCATGGACAGCGCCACGGCGGCCTACGAGGCACAGACCCGCGGCTACGACGACCTGTACCTGCTGCACACCAGCTACGGGCAAAACACAGAGGACCGGGAGTACGCGTGCGCCAGCGCGCTGGCGGACCACGTCGATGCGGCGGACTTCCTCCACGTCGAGACCGGCCACCTCACCCAGATAGGCGACTCCTCGCTGACCGACGACGCGATGGACGTGGCCGATGCCGACACCGACAGCGACGAGATTCCGACCTCGTACGTCCCGTTCCGCAACGCGAACCTGCTGTCGATGGCAGTCTCCTACGCCGAGGCCAACGACTGCGGGGCGGTCTTCATCGGCGCACACAGCGAGGACTTCTCGGGATATCCGGACTGCCGGCCCGCCTTCTTCGACGCCTTCCAGGGCGTCATCGACGCCGGCACGAAACCCGAGACGGACATCGACCTCGTCGCGCCCTTCGTCGAGTGGTCAAAAACCGACATCGCCGAGCGCGGCGTCGAACTCGGTGTCCCCTATGCGGATACGTGGAGCTGTTACCGGGACGACGAACCGGCCTGTGGGACCTGTGACGCCTGCGCGTTCCGGCTCGAAGCCTTCCAGCGCATCGGCGAACGGGACCCAATCGAGTATGCGGAACGACCGACGTACGCGGAGTAA
- a CDS encoding 7-carboxy-7-deazaguanine synthase QueE — translation MPVANDAPAGDIERTDGDAETGDLPINELFQSLQGEGRLAGVPSVFVRTSGCNLRCWFCDSYHTSWEPTHDWFAVDDVLAAIEEYDADHVVLTGGEPLIHDASEDLLERLADRGYHTTVETNGTVVPDAPIDLASVSPKLASSTPTADRDPDGDGEWADRHEQRRLDVPTLAELVETYDTQLKFVVTGREDMAEIERLLERVRDAASARVRDDDVLLMPEGQTRDQLESTRETVADLALEYGYRYTPRLHVDLWNDAPGT, via the coding sequence AACGAACTGTTCCAGTCGCTCCAGGGCGAAGGCCGACTGGCCGGCGTCCCTAGCGTGTTCGTCCGGACCAGCGGCTGTAATCTGCGGTGCTGGTTCTGTGACTCCTATCACACCTCCTGGGAGCCGACCCACGACTGGTTCGCCGTCGACGACGTACTGGCCGCCATCGAGGAGTACGACGCCGACCACGTCGTCCTCACCGGCGGCGAGCCGCTGATTCACGACGCGAGCGAGGACCTGTTAGAGCGGCTGGCCGACCGGGGGTATCACACCACTGTCGAGACCAACGGGACCGTGGTTCCGGACGCCCCTATCGACCTCGCCAGCGTCAGCCCGAAACTGGCCTCTAGCACGCCGACGGCCGACCGCGACCCCGACGGGGACGGCGAGTGGGCGGACCGCCACGAACAGCGCCGACTCGACGTGCCGACACTGGCCGAACTCGTCGAAACCTACGACACGCAACTGAAATTCGTCGTGACGGGCCGGGAAGACATGGCCGAAATCGAGCGCCTCCTCGAGCGGGTCCGCGACGCCGCGTCCGCACGCGTGCGGGACGACGACGTGCTACTGATGCCGGAAGGACAGACGCGCGACCAGCTCGAATCGACCCGGGAGACCGTCGCGGACCTCGCGCTGGAGTACGGCTACCGGTACACGCCGCGGCTCCACGTCGACCTCTGGAACGACGCACCGGGAACGTAA
- a CDS encoding type IV pilin N-terminal domain-containing protein has translation MTDSSRGQSETVGIVLLTAVIVVMVSVLGAGVLSSGPQPTAEPLVDLDIDITNTTVLITHNGGDTIDGRAFDVSIRNETASQRYESAVTGPFEPTDTVRLSHSYTGTVTVLAVAVDSNTVLGRESRTVATDPTPTTDTATATPAPETETPATETATPAPEPPAIDSATLPGTPIDDTEANNNVERTLTLTFDTEMDQTVAPSIELDGVTESSATAVTADGTWTTAKTYEVPVRFADNDVDETVDAKVSEAQDADGTEMSPQTALSFVLDSRSPGEVNNVVVEPDAITKANQNAVDVTITNPDSLDGDETARVTLTDQTGNDITRSATIDPATDETTLTFDTSSLADGTVTPTAVVEDDVGNRGDSVTNDQTPKDTTAPVVDSVTATETGSRTFTVTLEATEQTSMQASDVTLGVSGPGTVENVEQVNLDNSGSSFTYKVRYTVSQPGEYTVTLSKLTDAYGNDGATGQTATVALGDAADFIRYTGDADTFGSDGSGVALSIENTASTAVSVRNVTVSTDAASTLFESGSGSTQTDHEIRVVGASTGVWDTNKERNAGKDGYQIGSTAVLSDAATVSGTSTAEVTMYEFLTSGKGNSGKPVDMAGEEITITLGFSDGSELTFTVTP, from the coding sequence ATGACTGACTCATCCCGCGGTCAATCGGAGACGGTCGGCATCGTGTTACTGACGGCTGTTATTGTCGTCATGGTCTCGGTGCTGGGTGCCGGTGTTCTCTCGTCCGGGCCACAACCGACCGCGGAGCCGCTGGTGGACCTCGACATAGATATCACGAACACTACCGTCTTGATCACACACAACGGCGGTGACACTATCGACGGCAGGGCATTCGACGTTAGTATCCGAAACGAAACTGCGAGTCAGCGCTATGAGTCAGCCGTCACCGGGCCGTTCGAACCGACCGATACCGTGCGACTATCTCATTCCTATACCGGCACTGTCACCGTCCTCGCCGTTGCTGTCGACAGCAATACGGTCCTCGGTCGGGAGAGCCGAACGGTAGCTACTGATCCGACGCCGACCACGGACACAGCGACCGCGACGCCAGCGCCGGAGACTGAGACACCGGCTACGGAGACTGCGACGCCAGCGCCGGAGCCACCGGCTATCGATTCGGCGACACTCCCCGGAACACCGATAGATGACACAGAAGCTAACAACAACGTCGAACGCACGTTGACGCTGACTTTCGATACGGAGATGGACCAGACTGTCGCGCCGAGCATCGAACTCGACGGCGTTACCGAAAGCTCGGCGACAGCGGTGACCGCGGACGGGACCTGGACGACGGCGAAAACGTACGAGGTCCCGGTCCGGTTCGCCGACAACGACGTGGACGAGACTGTCGACGCGAAGGTGTCGGAAGCGCAAGACGCCGACGGAACCGAAATGTCGCCACAGACTGCCTTGTCGTTCGTGCTCGACAGTCGCTCGCCAGGCGAGGTGAACAACGTCGTCGTCGAACCCGACGCCATCACCAAGGCGAACCAGAACGCCGTGGACGTGACTATCACAAATCCGGATTCGCTGGACGGTGACGAGACAGCACGCGTCACGCTGACTGACCAAACCGGGAACGACATCACGCGGTCGGCGACTATCGACCCGGCGACTGACGAGACGACGCTGACGTTCGACACGAGTTCACTCGCTGACGGGACAGTCACGCCAACGGCGGTCGTCGAAGACGACGTTGGGAACCGCGGCGATTCAGTCACGAACGACCAGACGCCGAAGGACACGACTGCTCCGGTGGTCGATTCTGTCACCGCGACCGAGACTGGCAGCCGAACGTTCACCGTGACGCTCGAAGCGACAGAGCAGACCTCGATGCAAGCGAGTGACGTGACACTGGGCGTGTCCGGACCCGGCACTGTGGAAAACGTCGAGCAAGTAAACCTCGACAACAGCGGCTCGTCGTTCACCTACAAAGTCAGGTACACCGTGAGCCAGCCCGGCGAATACACGGTCACGCTGTCGAAACTGACGGACGCGTACGGTAACGACGGCGCGACCGGCCAGACCGCGACCGTGGCGCTGGGCGACGCGGCCGACTTTATCAGGTACACCGGCGATGCCGACACGTTCGGCAGTGACGGCTCTGGTGTCGCGCTGTCGATTGAAAACACGGCTTCGACGGCAGTCAGTGTCAGGAACGTCACTGTCAGTACGGACGCTGCCAGCACGCTGTTCGAGAGCGGGTCCGGTAGCACCCAAACTGACCACGAAATCCGTGTCGTCGGCGCATCGACGGGGGTCTGGGACACGAACAAGGAACGCAACGCCGGGAAAGACGGCTATCAGATCGGGAGTACGGCGGTGCTATCTGACGCCGCAACGGTTTCCGGAACTTCGACG
- a CDS encoding methylglyoxal synthase, producing MTRVALIAHDDEKPEMIDLAQSYESTLSEFDLVGTGTTSKRIMAETDLTVERKESGPMGGDTQIGAEVAEGRMDGIVFLRDPLTAQPHEPDISALLRICDVHDVPLATTRTAAEYVLEGLARDEADD from the coding sequence ATGACTCGCGTGGCGCTCATCGCACATGACGACGAGAAGCCAGAGATGATCGATCTGGCACAGAGTTACGAATCGACACTCTCGGAGTTCGACCTCGTCGGGACCGGCACGACGAGCAAGCGCATCATGGCAGAGACCGACCTCACGGTTGAGCGCAAGGAGAGCGGGCCGATGGGGGGCGACACGCAGATCGGCGCGGAAGTCGCCGAGGGCCGGATGGACGGCATCGTCTTCCTTCGGGACCCGCTGACGGCACAGCCTCACGAGCCGGACATCTCCGCGCTCCTTCGCATCTGTGACGTCCACGACGTGCCGCTGGCGACGACCAGAACCGCGGCCGAGTACGTCCTCGAAGGGCTGGCCCGGGACGAGGCCGACGACTAG
- a CDS encoding helix-turn-helix domain-containing protein, with translation MIVEFHIDAPLLQRTAETLSKAAIRIQRLHCESGDCRAVAWIGPVERPAIEANLAQDESITDYAHVAAEGDGHWYTLHTTDTTIDTIGEALLNADGFLLGAAQTGEDWVFRARFPEKSSVLSFRDALVSSDITIDIQTITDDTEASPQFGVTDPQREVLLLALNRGYFTVPRESSLSDLAAELGISSQAASERLRRGTRTLVQNTLAAPERPLVGSPPE, from the coding sequence ATGATAGTAGAATTTCACATCGATGCCCCCCTCTTGCAGCGAACAGCTGAAACGCTGAGTAAAGCAGCGATACGGATACAGCGACTGCACTGCGAGAGCGGCGACTGTCGTGCCGTCGCCTGGATTGGCCCCGTTGAGCGGCCCGCCATTGAAGCGAATCTGGCCCAGGACGAGAGTATCACCGACTATGCCCACGTAGCGGCAGAAGGAGATGGTCACTGGTACACCCTACATACAACTGATACGACAATCGACACGATCGGAGAAGCGTTGTTGAACGCGGACGGGTTCCTGCTCGGCGCCGCACAGACCGGCGAAGACTGGGTCTTCCGGGCCCGGTTCCCCGAGAAGAGTTCGGTGCTGTCGTTCCGTGACGCACTCGTGTCCAGTGATATCACCATCGACATTCAGACCATTACTGACGACACGGAAGCCTCCCCGCAGTTCGGCGTGACGGACCCACAGAGAGAAGTGCTGTTGCTCGCGCTCAATCGCGGGTACTTCACCGTCCCGCGGGAGTCCTCTCTCTCGGACCTCGCCGCCGAACTCGGTATCTCCAGCCAGGCCGCTTCGGAGCGGCTCCGGCGGGGGACCCGAACGCTGGTACAGAACACGCTGGCGGCCCCTGAGCGGCCGCTTGTCGGCTCACCGCCGGAGTAA
- a CDS encoding HalOD1 output domain-containing protein encodes MSSNEGTVYMLRNRATEGSDDWVSPEPAGDVIADAVLEATDLDADDIDRLDTYVDSESLRAVVGEGTTESLTFAVEGHDVTITADGKISVDG; translated from the coding sequence ATGAGCTCGAACGAGGGGACTGTGTATATGCTGCGGAACCGGGCCACAGAGGGGTCCGACGACTGGGTGAGCCCCGAACCCGCAGGAGATGTTATTGCCGATGCGGTACTCGAAGCGACAGATCTGGATGCGGATGATATTGACAGGCTGGATACGTACGTCGACAGCGAGTCGCTCCGTGCGGTTGTCGGGGAGGGGACGACGGAGTCGCTGACGTTCGCTGTCGAAGGGCACGACGTGACAATAACCGCTGACGGAAAGATTTCTGTCGACGGGTAA